The sequence ACTAATGAAGTTGTACAATGTGACAGATTTATATCTGATCACAGATGGAAGATCAACAACACAAAGAGCAAAACTTCGTTCTCTTGGAATTGAGTACATGTTTCAAAAAATAATTATTTCTGAAGAAATTAATTCCGAAAAACCGGCAAAGAAAAATTTTCTATCTGTAATGGATTATAAATCAAAGGGGCAATATGTTTATATTGCTGATAATGTAAAAAAAGATTTTGTTACACCTAAGCAACTTGGGTGGAAGACTATTTGTCTCTTAGACAGAGGGTGTAATATCCATAAACAAAGTTTTGATTTTCCTGAGAATTTTCTTCCCCATAATACAATTAATTCTTTTGATCAAATAGTATTATCAGAATAAATATTTTTAAAATAATGTCAACCAAATAAGCAAAAAAGCAGCCTGAAACAATTCTTCACAAGAAGTTATATATGTATCGAAATTTTATTAAACCCGTTGCAGATTTCTTTTTTTCACTATTGTTATTGATTTGTCTCTCACCTATTATAATACTGACGATACTCTTTCTTTTTTTTGAAAACAAAGGAGATGTTTTCTTTTTACAACAAAGACCTGGTTATAAGGGGAAGCCATTTTTAATTATTAAGTTCAAAACGATGGTTGATGCGTACGATCAAGATGGGAATTTATTACCAGACGAACAAAGAATTACTAACGTTGGGAAATTAGTACGATCTAATTCACTTGACGAGTTATTGCAACTATTGAATGTTTTAAAGGGCGAAATGAGTTTAGTAGGTCCACGACCGTTATTAATGCAATATATGTCTAGATATTCAACTGAGCAGGCAAAACGCCACGATGTTAAACCTGGCATAACAGGTTGGGCACAGGTGAATGGGAGAAATGCTATTAGTTGGGATCAAAAGTTTAAGTATGATATTGAATATATAGAAACACAAAGGTTTTTTTTAGATTTGAAAATTCTTTGGATGACATTTACTAATGTTATTAAAAGAAAGGATATTAGTTCCGAGGGGCATGCAACAATGGAAGAATTTAAAGGCTAATTGTAATTTTTGAAAAAAAATCTATAACTTAATTCAATTCTAATTTAACTAAACTTCAAAATTAGAAATTCATTTTAAGTTTTGTACAAAGTATCAGAGAATCAATATGAACTTGAATAAAATAATAATTTCAATCTTTTTTTTATAATTTCAATTAGATTTTGTTGTAATAGTTATTGATTTATGTCATTATTGTTCAAAAGGTATAAGCTAAGAAAAATAAAAAATTTATCTATCATTCCTAGATGGGTTATTTTTATTTTAGATATGTTAGTAAGTTTATTTTGTTTTTTGCTTGCATATTTAATAAAAAATGAATTTGATTTTAGCTTCATAGAGAAAGGCCAATTTACTCAGAACTTAATGATATTACTAGCTTTTAATGTCTCTCTATTTTCACTTTTCAAGGTCTATTCAGGAATTATACGTTTTACAGGACTGCAGGATGCCTTCAGAATTTTTTTTGTTGTCTTTTTTGCTAATGTAGGTTATTATTTGTTGGATCTCTTTATGCAACAATGGTATCAATTTAAATTGATACCCACTTCAGTTTTAGTTATTAACATGTTACTTTCTTTTGTTGCTTTAAGTAGCTATAGAGTTTTTGTAAAATATTTTTTCTCTTATATTACTACTTTTAATGTAACTAAAAAGAGGGTTGCAATTTTTGGAGCCGGCGACGTGGGTATATCTACCAAACGGGCATTAGAACATGATATGACAGCCAATATTCAAATGGTCCTCTTTATCGAAGATGATCAGCGTAAAGTGGGTAAGAATATTGATGGAATAAAGATTTATTCATCAACCCAGCTTGAAAGTTTATTAAAACAATATTTGGTAGATGAGTTAATTATTGCAACAACTAAATTGGCTTCCAAGCGGAAGAATGAAATTGTAGATTATTGTCTGGATAATAAAATTGAAGTTTTTACAGTTCCCCCCTTAAAAAGCTGGATAAATGGTCAACTAAGTACCAAGCAATTACAGAATGTTAAAATTGAAGATTTACTCGAAAGGGAACAGATTAAAATTTATAATGAAATATTGTTTAAGCAATTAAACAATAAAATAGTTTTGGTGACGGGGGCTGCTGGTTCTATAGGCAGTGAAATTGTACGCCAGTTGCTGGGATACAAACCAAAGTTATTAGTGTTAAATGACCATGCTGAAACACCATTGCACGATTTGAAATTAGAATTGGAAGAATTGGGGTGTAGTAATTTTAAATTAGCGTTGGGTGATATTCGAAACGAATTATTTATTGATAAGATTTTCTTAGATTGGAAACCTGATTTTGTGTATCATGCTGCAGCATATAAGCATGTACCTATGATGGAAGATAGCCCATTAGAAGCTATTTGCACCAATGTAGGAGGAACGAAATTATTGGCGGATTTATCTATTAAATATGGAGTGGAGAGGTTTGTTATGATCTCTACTGATAAAGCGGTGAATCCTACAAATGTGATGGG is a genomic window of Sediminibacterium sp. TEGAF015 containing:
- a CDS encoding HAD family hydrolase translates to MILSIKNTFVFDLDDTLYPEIDFETSGIKFVYNKLGVSSINLEKLLSNRNNWVQIILDELGCSISKDQLLLLYRNHTPDIILYEDAKRLLMKLYNVTDLYLITDGRSTTQRAKLRSLGIEYMFQKIIISEEINSEKPAKKNFLSVMDYKSKGQYVYIADNVKKDFVTPKQLGWKTICLLDRGCNIHKQSFDFPENFLPHNTINSFDQIVLSE
- a CDS encoding sugar transferase; this translates as MYRNFIKPVADFFFSLLLLICLSPIIILTILFLFFENKGDVFFLQQRPGYKGKPFLIIKFKTMVDAYDQDGNLLPDEQRITNVGKLVRSNSLDELLQLLNVLKGEMSLVGPRPLLMQYMSRYSTEQAKRHDVKPGITGWAQVNGRNAISWDQKFKYDIEYIETQRFFLDLKILWMTFTNVIKRKDISSEGHATMEEFKG
- a CDS encoding polysaccharide biosynthesis protein; the encoded protein is MSLLFKRYKLRKIKNLSIIPRWVIFILDMLVSLFCFLLAYLIKNEFDFSFIEKGQFTQNLMILLAFNVSLFSLFKVYSGIIRFTGLQDAFRIFFVVFFANVGYYLLDLFMQQWYQFKLIPTSVLVINMLLSFVALSSYRVFVKYFFSYITTFNVTKKRVAIFGAGDVGISTKRALEHDMTANIQMVLFIEDDQRKVGKNIDGIKIYSSTQLESLLKQYLVDELIIATTKLASKRKNEIVDYCLDNKIEVFTVPPLKSWINGQLSTKQLQNVKIEDLLEREQIKIYNEILFKQLNNKIVLVTGAAGSIGSEIVRQLLGYKPKLLVLNDHAETPLHDLKLELEELGCSNFKLALGDIRNELFIDKIFLDWKPDFVYHAAAYKHVPMMEDSPLEAICTNVGGTKLLADLSIKYGVERFVMISTDKAVNPTNVMGASKRIAEMYVQSLYQNQEIQFQKDLNTTRTKFITTRFGNVLGSNGSVIPRFKKQIEAGGPVTVTHPDITRYFMTIPEACQLVLEAGSMGNGGEIFVFDMGQPVKIADLARKMIRLSGLEPEDDIKIEYSGLRPGEKLYEELLNNAENTMATYHEKILIAKTRTLEYESLSLQIEALIRPAKNQESVVEVVAAMKALVPEFISNNSEFEKLDAPRVINMNKAG